One stretch of Eggerthella lenta DSM 2243 DNA includes these proteins:
- a CDS encoding DMT family transporter yields MARIVKHSEHPLWMYKAFLLVAAAIWGLGTVVIKSTVDEFPPAWLVGVRFTVAGIILGIVMLPRFRKALDLDHLKKGAILGAFLFLSYWANSTGLTDTTASNSAFLTSLYCVIIPFLGWALRGPRPTRFNIAAALVCVAGVGCVSFAGLSGFSLRFGDLITLLSAFFLSLHVLYTAKYARGRDMTLLTVVQFLVAGVLGFGAGLAFEPMPAFASLGLDTWVSLGYLAVFASCIALLLQNFAVAHVDPAPASLFLATESVFGVTFSVLFLGEILTGPLFAGFALIFAGIVISEYLPLRAEKKRRARAMKPQEAETFPFEDDPEREA; encoded by the coding sequence ATGGCACGCATCGTGAAACATAGCGAGCATCCTCTTTGGATGTACAAGGCCTTCCTCCTGGTGGCGGCTGCCATCTGGGGATTGGGCACCGTGGTCATCAAGTCGACCGTCGACGAGTTCCCGCCCGCATGGCTCGTCGGCGTGCGCTTCACCGTGGCGGGCATCATTTTGGGCATCGTCATGTTGCCGCGGTTCAGAAAAGCGCTGGACCTCGACCACCTGAAAAAGGGCGCCATCCTGGGCGCGTTCCTGTTCCTCTCGTACTGGGCGAACTCCACGGGACTCACCGACACCACCGCCTCGAACAGCGCGTTCCTCACATCGCTGTACTGCGTGATCATCCCGTTTCTCGGATGGGCGCTGCGCGGGCCGCGCCCGACTCGCTTCAACATCGCCGCCGCCCTCGTGTGCGTGGCCGGCGTGGGCTGCGTCTCGTTCGCGGGGCTCTCGGGGTTCTCGCTGCGCTTCGGCGACCTGATCACGCTGCTGTCGGCGTTCTTTCTCAGCCTGCATGTGCTGTACACGGCGAAGTACGCGCGCGGTCGCGACATGACGCTGCTCACGGTCGTGCAGTTCCTGGTGGCCGGCGTTCTGGGCTTCGGCGCCGGGCTTGCGTTCGAGCCCATGCCCGCGTTCGCCAGCTTGGGGCTGGACACGTGGGTGAGCCTGGGGTACTTGGCCGTGTTCGCCTCGTGCATCGCGCTGCTGCTGCAGAACTTCGCCGTCGCGCACGTCGACCCCGCGCCCGCATCGCTGTTCCTGGCAACCGAGTCGGTGTTCGGCGTGACGTTCTCGGTGCTGTTCTTGGGCGAGATCCTCACCGGCCCGCTGTTCGCCGGGTTCGCCCTCATCTTCGCCGGCATCGTGATCAGCGAATACCTCCCCTTGCGCGCAGAGAAGAAACGCCGAGCGCGCGCGATGAAACCGCAGGAAGCGGAAACCTTCCCGTTCGAAGACGACCCCGAGCGGGAAGCATAG
- a CDS encoding FAD-dependent oxidoreductase yields MATLKNGLSRRSFLTLGGVAALGGAAALAGCAPQASSSANADAKGATDDAASAMQTADQTKECDIAIVGAGGAGMWAAVEAVRAGKSVVVIEKGGNVGVANGSLAGGPFMVGSKLQQEAGVEFTVEEAFNHIMEYAHWSTNAAAVKAAVAISGETVDQFTDDFGVPTGLRPDNYGAGHASVRANFQSDPKDSKTQAKGEDRMKPLQEFVESKGGEFLFNTAGKRLIMEDGACTGVQCEGDGVTDVKAKAVIVATGGFLGNVDMMREKFGTFVNPLGNVLSVGEGIDMVQAAGGQLSTQWGIAGNEFTGSNQKADGLYDRKSAAFTIGIYGTLLVNNQGRRFSNEGKFANLPLALGGAISLVGGKYYAVVDQAYVDGLNSGKDAWTLCGADEVNWRTGMMTLKDKPLENVQGSIDDAVSAGWAFKADTIEALAQAIDAPELVETLDEYNGYCADGNDEQFYKPACFLQPVTTGPFYAFQYEPSAWVTIGGIRTNDRLQAIDGEGVAIPGLYVAGADNGTLMSAPYCDYEGYSLMCAYCGGRLAGQYAVETIDA; encoded by the coding sequence ATGGCTACTTTAAAGAACGGGCTTTCTCGTCGCAGCTTCCTCACGCTGGGCGGCGTTGCGGCGCTGGGCGGCGCGGCCGCGCTTGCCGGATGCGCCCCGCAAGCGTCAAGCAGCGCGAACGCCGACGCGAAGGGCGCGACCGACGACGCAGCTTCCGCGATGCAGACCGCCGATCAGACGAAGGAATGCGACATCGCCATCGTGGGCGCGGGCGGCGCGGGCATGTGGGCCGCGGTCGAAGCCGTGCGCGCCGGCAAGAGCGTCGTCGTCATCGAGAAGGGCGGTAACGTGGGCGTGGCCAACGGCTCGCTGGCGGGCGGCCCGTTCATGGTGGGCTCGAAGCTGCAGCAGGAAGCCGGCGTCGAGTTCACGGTGGAGGAAGCCTTCAACCATATTATGGAGTACGCGCACTGGTCCACGAACGCTGCGGCCGTCAAGGCAGCCGTCGCCATCTCCGGCGAGACGGTCGACCAGTTCACCGACGACTTCGGCGTGCCTACCGGCCTGCGTCCCGACAACTACGGCGCAGGGCATGCGTCCGTGCGCGCCAACTTCCAGAGCGACCCGAAGGACTCGAAGACGCAGGCCAAGGGCGAGGATCGCATGAAGCCCCTCCAAGAGTTCGTGGAAAGCAAGGGGGGCGAGTTCCTGTTCAACACGGCGGGCAAGCGCCTCATCATGGAAGACGGCGCATGCACGGGTGTGCAGTGCGAGGGCGACGGCGTGACCGACGTGAAGGCGAAGGCCGTCATCGTGGCCACGGGCGGTTTCCTGGGCAACGTCGACATGATGCGCGAGAAGTTCGGCACCTTCGTGAACCCGCTGGGCAACGTGCTGTCCGTGGGCGAGGGCATCGACATGGTGCAGGCTGCGGGCGGTCAGCTGTCCACGCAGTGGGGCATCGCGGGCAACGAGTTCACCGGCTCCAACCAGAAAGCCGACGGCCTGTACGACCGCAAGAGCGCCGCGTTCACCATCGGCATCTACGGCACGCTGCTGGTGAACAACCAGGGCCGCCGCTTCTCGAACGAGGGCAAGTTCGCGAATCTGCCGCTGGCGCTGGGCGGGGCCATCTCGCTGGTCGGCGGCAAGTACTACGCGGTGGTCGACCAGGCGTACGTGGACGGTTTGAATTCCGGCAAGGACGCGTGGACGCTGTGCGGCGCCGACGAGGTGAACTGGCGCACCGGCATGATGACGCTCAAGGACAAGCCGCTGGAGAACGTGCAGGGCAGCATCGATGATGCCGTGAGCGCCGGCTGGGCTTTCAAGGCCGACACCATCGAGGCGCTGGCCCAGGCCATCGACGCGCCCGAGCTGGTCGAGACGCTGGACGAGTACAACGGCTACTGCGCCGACGGCAACGACGAGCAGTTCTACAAGCCGGCTTGCTTCCTGCAGCCCGTGACCACCGGCCCGTTCTACGCATTCCAGTATGAGCCCAGCGCATGGGTGACCATCGGCGGCATCCGCACGAACGACCGTCTGCAAGCAATCGACGGCGAGGGCGTGGCCATCCCCGGCCTGTACGTGGCCGGCGCCGACAACGGCACGCTGATGAGCGCCCCGTACTGCGACTACGAAGGCTACTCGCTTATGTGCGCCTACTGCGGCGGCCGTCTGGCCGGGCAGTACGCCGTCGAGACGATCGACGCGTAA
- a CDS encoding helix-turn-helix transcriptional regulator codes for MKSSDVVRALAPADQAGEDEPLSALMYPLRFLGMGLLIAWLCCTHVASIFPGDVFDPALRSAFDTGMRIGDIGTFLAFVLFAPRIGRLSRHKAFSWAAVALTTAGTAAVGLALIPGGVGEAVIIPASIVTAIGGAVLFCLWAEAYSQMGATRTLMYGALSCIAAAAASFLISTMEAPFGVIATALLPLASLACAHLSFRLLPTERAVAKGVHYPIPWKLIVIMAIAGLLSSFSGAFLSATEYVGAIHRVAATGIVGVVILVMAVSKRDRFDARFLAKVGLPVAVVAFAVIPFVAPMQGYIVSVLMRFAYVWFTFFVLLMLANICYRFEIPSLRLFAIARASSEAALLAGILVRRALWQTDLLADPTTLAGFALAGIVLVLVCVVIWMSEKSVNGDWGASGLSLADRLHVPGPRERFMSRCDDLAAQYDLTARETEIMGLIAQRKSRAEIEQELFLSQNTVKTHVRHLYAKLGVHSKTDVIALFEE; via the coding sequence ATGAAATCAAGCGACGTGGTGCGCGCGCTGGCGCCCGCAGATCAGGCCGGCGAGGACGAGCCTCTGTCGGCGCTCATGTACCCGCTGCGCTTCTTGGGGATGGGCCTGCTCATCGCCTGGCTGTGCTGCACGCACGTCGCCTCCATCTTCCCGGGCGACGTGTTCGACCCCGCGCTGCGCTCGGCATTCGACACGGGCATGCGCATCGGCGACATCGGCACATTCCTCGCGTTCGTTCTATTCGCGCCGCGCATCGGGCGGCTGAGCAGGCACAAGGCGTTCTCGTGGGCAGCGGTCGCCCTTACGACGGCTGGCACGGCGGCGGTGGGCCTCGCGCTCATTCCCGGCGGGGTCGGCGAGGCGGTCATCATACCTGCCAGCATCGTCACCGCCATAGGCGGCGCTGTGCTGTTCTGCCTGTGGGCCGAAGCGTACAGCCAGATGGGAGCCACGCGCACGCTCATGTACGGCGCGCTGTCCTGCATCGCGGCAGCCGCGGCGTCGTTCCTCATCTCCACGATGGAGGCGCCGTTCGGCGTTATCGCCACCGCACTGCTGCCCCTCGCATCGCTGGCATGCGCGCACCTGAGCTTTCGCCTGTTGCCAACCGAGCGCGCCGTGGCGAAAGGGGTGCACTACCCCATTCCGTGGAAGCTCATCGTGATCATGGCCATTGCAGGCTTGCTGTCCAGCTTCTCAGGCGCGTTCCTCTCGGCCACGGAATACGTCGGCGCCATCCATCGCGTCGCGGCCACCGGCATCGTGGGCGTCGTGATTCTCGTGATGGCCGTTTCGAAGCGCGACCGCTTCGACGCGCGTTTCCTGGCGAAGGTGGGACTGCCGGTCGCCGTCGTCGCATTCGCCGTCATCCCCTTCGTCGCCCCCATGCAGGGCTACATCGTGTCGGTGCTCATGCGGTTCGCTTACGTATGGTTCACGTTCTTCGTGCTGCTCATGCTGGCGAACATCTGCTACCGCTTCGAGATTCCCAGCCTGCGGCTGTTCGCCATCGCGCGCGCGTCAAGCGAGGCTGCGCTGCTGGCAGGCATCCTGGTGCGACGCGCCCTGTGGCAGACCGACCTGCTGGCGGATCCGACGACGCTCGCGGGGTTCGCCTTGGCCGGCATCGTCTTGGTGCTGGTGTGCGTGGTCATCTGGATGAGCGAGAAGTCCGTGAACGGCGACTGGGGCGCGTCGGGCCTGTCGCTGGCCGACCGGCTGCACGTGCCGGGACCGCGCGAGCGCTTCATGAGCCGCTGCGACGACCTGGCCGCGCAGTACGACCTGACCGCCCGCGAAACCGAGATCATGGGGCTGATAGCCCAGCGGAAGAGCCGCGCCGAGATCGAGCAGGAGCTGTTCCTGTCGCAGAACACGGTGAAGACGCACGTGCGGCACCTGTACGCCAAGCTGGGCGTGCACTCGAAAACCGACGTCATCGCGCTGTTCGAAGAGTGA
- a CDS encoding L,D-transpeptidase family protein: MKHAAPADQTPAPASSPETTARRRFSAPKIIGIVAGSIVGLLLIAYVAGSLYFTDRFMPNTVLGDHDVSLKTSSEVQAILDDALSDYTVAVSGQGFSMKLSAKDAGVSFDGQAIVADALGNTNPWLWPLEITREHDETDSLAASSGSSLANAVRTAVDEFNATATPPTDAVVAFDEQKNAFAVQPEATGTALDADAVAKAIGSAIASMQPTAKLTADALQQPAVPATDPKLQAAAEAANQLVKADMQLMMGGDVAAEVNPALVSTWISFDESLTPSLDEEALVAWAKQLEVACDTVGTERTYTRPDGKVITVAGGPYGWLTDGEALLELVKEGVANGTVGAVDIPCKTTGTAYNGAGAQDWSARYCDIDLSEQHVRFYDETGTLIWEAPCVSGTPNGAHNTPTGVFWLNQKASPSVLKGTNLDGSKYESAVRYWMPFVGNVIGLHDADWQAAFGGTLYQQGRGSHGCVNLPVGSAADLFGIIQSGDVVVCHW; encoded by the coding sequence ATGAAACACGCCGCACCCGCCGACCAGACGCCCGCTCCTGCAAGCTCGCCTGAAACCACCGCCCGACGGCGTTTCTCGGCGCCCAAGATCATCGGTATCGTCGCGGGCTCCATTGTGGGCCTGCTGCTGATCGCCTACGTGGCCGGCAGCCTTTACTTCACCGACCGCTTCATGCCGAACACCGTGCTGGGGGACCACGACGTGTCGCTGAAAACGTCGTCCGAAGTGCAAGCCATCCTCGACGACGCCTTGAGCGATTACACCGTGGCAGTTTCGGGGCAGGGCTTCTCGATGAAGCTCTCCGCGAAAGATGCGGGCGTCTCATTCGACGGGCAAGCCATCGTCGCCGACGCGCTGGGCAACACGAACCCCTGGCTGTGGCCGCTCGAAATCACGCGCGAGCACGACGAAACCGACAGCTTGGCTGCCTCCAGCGGGAGCAGCCTCGCGAACGCGGTGCGCACCGCCGTCGACGAGTTCAACGCCACGGCCACCCCGCCGACGGACGCGGTCGTCGCATTCGACGAGCAGAAGAACGCGTTCGCCGTGCAGCCCGAGGCGACCGGCACCGCCCTCGACGCCGATGCAGTGGCCAAAGCCATCGGCTCCGCCATCGCCTCGATGCAGCCCACGGCCAAGCTGACCGCCGACGCGCTGCAGCAGCCCGCCGTGCCCGCCACCGACCCGAAACTCCAAGCCGCTGCCGAAGCTGCGAACCAGCTAGTCAAAGCCGATATGCAGCTGATGATGGGCGGCGACGTGGCCGCGGAGGTCAACCCGGCCCTCGTCTCCACCTGGATCAGCTTCGACGAGAGTCTTACGCCCTCCCTCGACGAGGAGGCGCTCGTCGCCTGGGCGAAACAGCTCGAAGTCGCATGCGACACCGTGGGAACCGAGCGCACCTACACGCGCCCCGACGGCAAGGTGATCACCGTGGCGGGCGGCCCGTACGGCTGGCTGACCGACGGCGAAGCGCTGCTCGAACTCGTGAAGGAAGGCGTGGCGAACGGAACCGTCGGCGCAGTGGACATCCCCTGCAAAACCACCGGCACCGCGTACAACGGCGCAGGCGCGCAGGACTGGTCGGCGCGCTACTGCGACATCGACCTCTCCGAGCAGCACGTGCGCTTCTACGATGAAACCGGCACGCTGATCTGGGAAGCCCCCTGCGTCAGCGGCACGCCGAACGGCGCGCACAACACCCCCACGGGCGTGTTCTGGCTCAACCAGAAAGCAAGCCCGTCGGTGCTGAAAGGCACGAACCTCGACGGCTCGAAGTACGAATCCGCTGTGCGCTACTGGATGCCGTTCGTCGGCAACGTCATCGGCCTGCACGACGCCGACTGGCAAGCCGCGTTCGGCGGCACATTGTACCAGCAGGGCCGCGGCAGCCACGGCTGCGTGAACCTCCCCGTCGGATCGGCCGCCGACCTCTTCGGCATCATCCAGTCCGGCGACGTCGTGGTCTGCCACTGGTAA
- a CDS encoding 4Fe-4S binding protein, with protein MLDGVSSEAIVVHRERCAKVRNRNVACLKCADACTSGCIALVDGELRVDAAKCIGCGTCATVCPTSALEARNPSDAQLAQACLGARVGDEVVVACEQLRRAAGGLLDEGHVANVVCLGRVDESLTSGLAVEGVRRIRLACGDCSRCEQEHGVATARLVAATSNALFEAWGSDARVQVVEGVPAGACVEGVGPDGAAAAVAAYFAERRGNEHMAVSSAVPAAAAPAALPRVTKDGTLPHFVPDRREALLDNLAQLGQPVLPSVATRLWGCVVIDGRACSSCRMCATFCPTGAIRKFDNDDGTLGVYHYPGECVKCGSCRDVCPENAIELLDEVRPAYLLEGAVHRYAMTPRPVELGTAQQMVDTMRLRMQGSDIFER; from the coding sequence GTGCTGGACGGGGTGTCCAGCGAGGCCATCGTGGTGCACCGGGAGCGGTGCGCGAAAGTGCGCAACCGCAACGTCGCGTGCTTGAAGTGCGCCGACGCATGCACGTCGGGCTGTATCGCGCTGGTGGACGGCGAGCTGCGGGTGGACGCGGCGAAGTGCATCGGATGCGGCACGTGCGCGACTGTGTGCCCCACGAGCGCGCTGGAAGCGCGCAACCCCAGCGATGCGCAGCTTGCGCAAGCGTGCCTGGGCGCGCGGGTTGGCGACGAAGTGGTGGTGGCGTGCGAGCAGCTGCGGCGTGCGGCGGGCGGGTTGCTCGACGAAGGCCATGTGGCGAACGTGGTGTGCTTGGGACGTGTGGACGAGTCGCTGACCAGCGGGCTTGCGGTTGAAGGCGTACGCCGGATCCGGCTTGCATGCGGCGACTGCTCGCGTTGCGAGCAGGAGCACGGCGTTGCCACGGCGCGCCTGGTGGCCGCAACGTCCAACGCCCTGTTCGAAGCCTGGGGAAGCGATGCTCGGGTGCAGGTGGTCGAAGGCGTGCCTGCCGGCGCCTGTGTCGAGGGCGTTGGCCCTGATGGGGCAGCGGCTGCCGTGGCGGCGTACTTCGCTGAGCGCCGCGGCAACGAGCACATGGCGGTTTCGTCGGCTGTTCCTGCGGCTGCGGCTCCCGCTGCGCTTCCGCGCGTTACGAAGGACGGCACGTTGCCCCATTTCGTTCCCGATCGGCGCGAGGCGCTGTTGGACAATCTGGCGCAGCTGGGCCAGCCCGTACTGCCCAGCGTTGCGACGCGCCTGTGGGGTTGCGTGGTGATCGACGGTCGTGCGTGCTCGTCGTGCCGCATGTGCGCGACGTTCTGCCCGACGGGCGCCATCCGCAAATTCGACAACGACGATGGAACGCTGGGCGTCTACCACTATCCCGGCGAATGCGTGAAGTGCGGCAGCTGTCGCGACGTATGTCCCGAGAACGCCATCGAGCTGCTCGACGAGGTTCGCCCTGCGTACTTGCTTGAAGGCGCGGTGCATCGCTATGCCATGACGCCGCGACCGGTCGAGTTGGGCACCGCCCAACAGATGGTGGACACCATGCGCCTTCGCATGCAAGGATCAGACATTTTCGAGAGGTAA
- a CDS encoding ABC1 kinase family protein translates to MATLKEVAQVAVEARRDKGSGSGRRLREIERILRQHRVLSGLTPEKATSLLEDLGPTFVKMGQIAANRSDVIPPAYADAFKRLRADVPPMPFSTVLATIEESLGHPWRETFSCIEEKPLGSASIAQAHRARIAPHAVGDAGAGTGAAAVPLPADAPKAGSYVAIKVRRPHVVEQMTQDLALIRQAVALVGLTRATDGIKLSLDDLVTELERTTRQELDFCVEQHNLVRFRQFLDDQPGVESPRPYPHLSSDDVLVMDFVEGPMINDVPALRAMGLDPAKLGQRLAESFVTQIVDNGFFHADPHPGNILVRGDDIVWIDLGMVGQLSALERALIGRMFRAVAENDPYALMEALLGAVRSEGPVNHGRLLSQLGNLLVSYTTVNLADINVGSALMDVFGVLQTQNLALPPSFTLLARGMVTIEGVLVDIAPDTSVIDIIAAHVKRRERTWEAFETKAREFVSTAATSAQAAVRLPTQASHTLDMIDRGQVRVGADLGIPIDAIAALYSVSGTVAMALISAGLFIGSSLLATTNMHPQFLGVPLLGVLGYVGAFVLGAYVVWRNLVIRHRQKNEEKL, encoded by the coding sequence GTGGCCACGCTCAAGGAAGTGGCGCAGGTGGCCGTGGAGGCGCGACGCGACAAAGGGTCGGGGTCGGGGAGGCGCCTGCGCGAGATCGAGCGCATCCTGCGGCAGCATCGCGTGCTGTCGGGCCTCACGCCGGAAAAGGCGACCAGCTTGCTTGAGGACTTGGGGCCGACGTTCGTGAAGATGGGACAGATCGCGGCGAACCGCAGCGACGTCATCCCGCCCGCGTACGCCGACGCGTTCAAGCGGCTGCGCGCCGACGTGCCGCCCATGCCGTTCTCCACGGTGCTCGCCACCATCGAGGAATCGCTGGGGCATCCGTGGCGGGAAACGTTCTCGTGCATCGAGGAGAAGCCGCTCGGATCGGCGTCCATCGCCCAAGCGCACCGGGCGCGCATCGCGCCGCATGCGGTTGGCGATGCGGGAGCGGGCACCGGCGCCGCGGCGGTCCCGTTGCCTGCCGACGCTCCGAAGGCGGGGTCGTACGTGGCCATCAAGGTGCGTCGACCGCACGTGGTGGAGCAGATGACGCAGGATCTCGCGCTCATCCGCCAGGCGGTTGCGCTCGTAGGGCTCACCCGTGCAACCGACGGCATCAAGCTGTCGCTGGACGACCTGGTCACCGAGCTGGAGCGCACGACGCGCCAGGAGCTTGACTTCTGCGTCGAGCAGCACAATCTCGTGCGGTTCCGCCAGTTTCTCGACGATCAGCCGGGAGTGGAAAGCCCGCGCCCGTATCCGCACCTCAGTTCCGACGACGTGCTGGTCATGGACTTCGTCGAGGGCCCCATGATCAACGACGTTCCCGCCCTGCGCGCTATGGGCCTTGATCCGGCGAAGCTGGGCCAGCGCCTGGCCGAGAGCTTCGTGACGCAGATCGTGGACAACGGGTTCTTCCATGCCGACCCGCATCCGGGCAACATCCTCGTGCGCGGCGACGACATCGTGTGGATCGATTTGGGGATGGTGGGCCAGCTGTCGGCGCTCGAGCGCGCGCTGATCGGGCGCATGTTCCGCGCTGTGGCCGAGAACGATCCGTATGCGCTGATGGAAGCGCTGCTGGGCGCCGTGCGCTCGGAGGGGCCGGTCAACCACGGGCGGCTGCTCAGCCAGCTGGGCAACCTGCTGGTCTCGTACACCACGGTGAACCTGGCCGACATCAACGTGGGCTCGGCGCTGATGGACGTGTTCGGCGTGCTGCAGACGCAGAACCTGGCGCTGCCGCCTTCGTTCACCCTGCTGGCGCGCGGCATGGTCACCATCGAGGGCGTGCTGGTGGACATCGCGCCCGACACCAGCGTCATCGACATCATCGCCGCCCACGTGAAGCGCCGCGAGCGCACCTGGGAGGCGTTCGAAACCAAGGCGCGCGAGTTCGTCTCGACCGCGGCGACGTCCGCGCAGGCCGCGGTGCGCTTGCCCACCCAGGCATCGCACACGCTCGACATGATCGATCGCGGCCAGGTTCGCGTCGGCGCCGACCTCGGCATCCCGATCGACGCCATCGCCGCGCTCTACTCCGTCAGCGGGACGGTGGCTATGGCGCTCATCTCCGCCGGGCTGTTCATCGGATCGAGCCTGCTTGCTACCACGAACATGCACCCGCAGTTTCTGGGCGTGCCCCTGCTGGGCGTGTTGGGCTACGTGGGCGCGTTCGTCCTCGGTGCCTACGTGGTGTGGCGCAACCTCGTCATCCGCCACAGGCAAAAGAACGAGGAGAAGCTGTAG